One genomic window of Borreliella burgdorferi B31 includes the following:
- a CDS encoding inositol monophosphatase family protein produces MDWDFEKIIFLLNESTRLALSGCAKLILDFKSDGSIVTQVDKQIEQFLFKEIKKPGNFVLGEETISTYKEEYIKDALISESTFIIDPIDGTSSFAAGLPSYGISLAYASGGKIIEGAISLPLSGEFFITSKDNVFYAKKNIGSYPLKKDFNKFIFDNSKCYNIHSLLAVSRSIIRLFNLDISSHIHINGSCVYSFAKLFTGSYKAYFSFVGLWDIAACLAIGNKLGMVGEFYCGNKMTLDILDSMYILEPNNHKRWSLKDFFIYSDNKSTIDIIRKDANKKINK; encoded by the coding sequence ATGGATTGGGATTTTGAAAAAATTATATTTTTATTAAATGAATCAACTAGGCTTGCATTAAGTGGTTGTGCTAAATTAATTTTAGATTTTAAATCTGATGGGTCTATTGTAACTCAGGTTGATAAGCAAATTGAGCAATTCTTATTCAAAGAGATCAAAAAGCCTGGAAATTTTGTTCTTGGAGAAGAGACAATATCTACTTATAAAGAAGAGTATATCAAAGATGCTTTAATATCAGAGAGTACTTTTATTATTGATCCTATTGATGGAACTTCTTCTTTTGCAGCAGGCCTTCCTTCATATGGAATATCGCTAGCGTATGCTAGTGGCGGCAAAATTATTGAAGGAGCCATTTCTCTTCCTTTAAGCGGAGAGTTTTTTATTACTTCTAAAGATAATGTATTTTATGCTAAAAAAAACATTGGTAGCTATCCTTTAAAAAAGGATTTTAATAAATTTATTTTTGATAATTCTAAATGTTACAATATTCATAGTTTACTTGCAGTTTCAAGGTCTATTATAAGGTTATTTAATCTTGATATTTCTTCTCATATTCATATTAATGGTTCTTGTGTATATTCTTTTGCTAAACTTTTTACAGGTTCTTATAAGGCCTACTTTTCTTTTGTAGGACTTTGGGATATTGCAGCGTGTTTAGCTATTGGTAATAAATTGGGCATGGTTGGCGAATTTTATTGTGGTAATAAAATGACATTAGATATCTTAGATTCAATGTATATTTTAGAGCCTAATAATCATAAAAGATGGTCCTTGAAAGATTTTTTTATTTATTCTGATAATAAATCAACAATAGACATTATAAGAAAAGATGCAAATAAAAAAATCAATAAGTAA
- a CDS encoding type III pantothenate kinase: MNKPLLSELIIDIGNTSIAFALFKDNQVNLFIKMKTNLMLRYDEVYSFFEENFDFNVNKVFISSVVPILNETFKNVIFSFFKIKPLFIGFDLNYDLTFNPYKSDKFLLGSDVFANLVAAIENYSFENVLVVDLGTACTIFAVSRQDGILGGIINSGPLINFNSLLDNAYLIKKFPISTPNNLLERTTSGSVNSGLFYQYKYLIEGVYRDIKQMYKKKFNLIITGGNADLILSLIEIEFIFNIHLTVEGVRILGNSIDFKFVN, translated from the coding sequence ATGAATAAACCTTTATTATCAGAATTGATAATTGATATTGGAAATACCAGCATTGCTTTTGCCTTATTTAAAGATAATCAAGTTAATTTATTTATTAAAATGAAAACAAATCTTATGTTAAGGTATGATGAGGTTTATAGCTTTTTTGAAGAAAATTTTGATTTTAATGTAAATAAAGTTTTTATAAGCAGCGTTGTTCCTATTCTTAATGAAACATTTAAAAATGTCATTTTTTCTTTTTTTAAGATAAAGCCTTTGTTTATTGGTTTTGATTTGAATTATGATTTGACATTTAATCCTTACAAAAGCGATAAATTTTTGCTAGGTTCAGACGTTTTTGCCAATCTTGTTGCAGCCATTGAAAATTATTCATTTGAAAATGTTTTAGTAGTAGACCTTGGAACTGCTTGCACCATTTTTGCTGTTAGCAGGCAAGATGGAATACTCGGTGGTATTATAAATTCTGGTCCTTTGATAAATTTTAATTCTTTATTAGATAATGCCTATCTTATCAAAAAATTCCCCATTAGCACTCCAAATAATCTTTTAGAGAGAACGACATCTGGGAGTGTAAACAGCGGTTTATTTTATCAATATAAGTATTTAATAGAAGGTGTTTATCGTGATATTAAGCAGATGTATAAAAAAAAATTTAATTTAATAATTACTGGGGGTAATGCGGACCTAATTTTGTCATTAATTGAGATAGAGTTTATTTTTAATATTCATTTAACTGTAGAAGGCGTTAGAATTTTAGGAAATTCTATTGACTTTAAGTTTGTTAATTGA
- a CDS encoding aldo/keto reductase — MNNLKDKINTYSKLILGSWQFGGGYFKQVEKETAKKILKKAYDHGIRNIDTARAYGNGISEKIIGEIIEKDPTIRENILIASKCYPMEISEYRENFNESLKNLKTDYIDIYYIHWPKADFDLRPIASFLEEMRVKGRIKYVGVSNFEISHMESIKKVCKIDVNQIGYNPLFRNKEKDVIPYCEDNNIATISYSTIAQGLLSKANIKDKNKFNDIRTEKLILFKKEIWPYTLKTINKLEEIAKINNLTILELTYSWLKKTKLSGFIVGFSKENYVESNVNSFKAEINDKVYEEITSILDNFNHQTKNFPNLFNKKI; from the coding sequence GTGAATAATCTTAAAGACAAGATAAATACTTATAGCAAATTAATTTTAGGGTCTTGGCAATTCGGAGGAGGATATTTTAAGCAAGTCGAAAAAGAAACTGCTAAAAAAATATTAAAAAAAGCATATGATCACGGGATCAGAAATATTGATACTGCAAGAGCTTATGGAAATGGAATTTCGGAAAAAATAATTGGCGAAATAATAGAAAAAGATCCAACAATAAGAGAAAATATTTTAATTGCAAGTAAATGCTACCCAATGGAAATTTCAGAATATAGAGAGAACTTTAATGAAAGTCTTAAAAATTTAAAAACTGATTATATAGATATTTACTATATACACTGGCCTAAAGCCGATTTTGACCTAAGACCAATCGCATCATTTCTTGAAGAAATGAGAGTAAAAGGAAGAATAAAATATGTAGGCGTAAGTAATTTTGAAATATCACACATGGAAAGCATAAAAAAAGTTTGCAAAATTGACGTAAACCAAATAGGATACAACCCCTTATTTAGAAATAAAGAAAAAGATGTAATTCCTTACTGTGAAGACAACAATATTGCCACCATATCATATTCAACAATTGCTCAAGGACTTTTATCTAAAGCTAATATAAAAGACAAAAACAAATTTAATGATATTAGAACAGAAAAATTGATACTTTTCAAAAAAGAAATTTGGCCTTATACTTTGAAAACCATAAATAAACTTGAAGAGATAGCAAAGATAAATAACTTAACAATTTTAGAATTAACATATTCATGGCTTAAAAAAACAAAATTAAGTGGATTTATAGTGGGCTTTAGCAAGGAAAATTATGTAGAATCAAACGTAAATTCATTTAAAGCAGAAATTAATGATAAAGTATATGAAGAGATTACATCAATTTTAGATAATTTCAATCACCAAACAAAAAACTTCCCAAATTTATTTAACAAAAAAATTTAA
- a CDS encoding glucosaminidase domain-containing protein, translating into MIKKFLLFAMLNIFLTNKAHSNEEIIEISTEIQKEKYIPFLISRGKTQLEDLVKYTLEINPELDKNYVNTVAKTYIDESLIEGVNYDIAYAQMLLETGALKFNGIVSKEQHNFSXIGATNNLTKGNSFSNITEGIKAHIQHLKAYASKQNIKSNMVDPRFYLVKRGSAPTIYDLTGKWAKDKLYDKKLKKILLELLEYNNANKS; encoded by the coding sequence ATGATAAAAAAATTCTTGCTATTTGCAATGCTCAACATCTTTTTAACAAATAAAGCTCATAGTAATGAAGAGATAATCGAAATAAGTACTGAAATACAAAAGGAAAAATATATTCCCTTTTTAATAAGTAGAGGAAAAACTCAACTAGAAGACCTTGTAAAATATACTCTAGAAATAAATCCAGAGCTTGACAAAAACTATGTAAATACTGTTGCTAAAACCTATATAGACGAATCTTTGATTGAAGGGGTTAATTATGACATTGCCTATGCTCAAATGTTACTAGAAACAGGAGCTCTAAAATTCAATGGAATAGTTTCAAAAGAACAACACAATTTTTCAKKAATAGGCGCTACTAATAATCTTACAAAAGGAAATTCTTTTTCCAATATTACAGAAGGAATTAAAGCTCATATTCAACATTTAAAAGCTTATGCTTCAAAACAAAATATCAAATCAAATATGGTTGATCCTAGATTTTACCTTGTTAAAAGAGGATCTGCTCCAACAATATATGATTTGACTGGGAAATGGGCAAAAGACAAACTTTACGACAAAAAACTTAAAAAAATATTATTAGAACTATTAGAATATAATAATGCAAATAAAAGCTAA
- a CDS encoding MBL fold metallo-hydrolase: MVGTFLGTGASSGVPMLNCSCKVCTSSYSKNKRLRSSFFLESSSGIKLLIDTGPDIRQQLLREKIDRLDLVLYTHEHYDHIMGFDDIKFYTRCAPLNIYARDTAMAHIRNAFPYNFTSKPSLSGKADIIANVIRDFEPFFFKSLKIVPIPLIHGDIISLGYRVGNLAYLTDVKFIPEASYDYLKNLDLLIIDAMRIKPHPAHLNFSEAFCVIKKINPKISYFTHIAHDIMHEEFDYLEKDNIYLAYDGLKIYI, translated from the coding sequence ATGGTTGGAACCTTTTTGGGAACGGGGGCTTCAAGTGGTGTTCCTATGTTAAATTGTAGCTGTAAAGTCTGTACTTCAAGTTATAGTAAAAATAAAAGATTGAGAAGTTCTTTTTTTCTTGAGTCATCTTCTGGCATCAAATTGTTGATTGATACAGGTCCTGATATTAGACAGCAACTTTTAAGAGAGAAAATAGATAGGCTTGATTTAGTGCTTTACACGCATGAACATTATGATCATATTATGGGTTTTGATGATATTAAGTTCTATACACGATGTGCCCCTTTAAACATTTATGCTAGAGATACTGCCATGGCTCACATAAGGAATGCTTTTCCGTATAATTTTACATCCAAACCCTCTTTAAGTGGAAAGGCAGACATTATTGCCAATGTTATTAGGGATTTTGAGCCCTTTTTTTTTAAAAGTCTAAAGATAGTGCCAATTCCTTTGATTCATGGGGATATAATTAGTTTAGGTTATAGGGTAGGCAATTTAGCGTATCTTACTGATGTTAAATTTATTCCCGAAGCGTCTTATGATTATTTAAAAAATTTAGATCTACTCATAATAGATGCTATGAGGATTAAGCCTCATCCTGCGCATTTAAATTTTTCAGAGGCTTTTTGTGTAATTAAAAAGATCAATCCTAAAATTTCTTACTTTACACATATTGCACACGATATAATGCATGAAGAATTTGATTATTTAGAAAAAGATAATATCTATTTAGCTTATGATGGATTAAAGATTTATATTTGA
- the xth gene encoding exodeoxyribonuclease III encodes MKLISWNVNGIRAVLKKGFLEFVKEYTPDILCIQETKALREQLPKDLILENYYSYFSNSKIKGYSGVCIYSKVEPISVRLLGEEIFDNEGRGLVACYDDFILVNGYFPNSQVLRRRLGYKLDFLSYVENLADSLVCDGKNVVICGDFNIAHTEIDLISPDSNRDSPGYYIEETTWLDDFLNKGYVDTFRIFNKDPGYYTWWSYRTRARERNMGWRIDYFIVNEFFKRNVEKSLILDKVMGSDHCPVFLELADVVS; translated from the coding sequence ATGAAATTAATTTCATGGAATGTAAATGGAATTAGAGCTGTTTTAAAGAAAGGTTTTCTTGAGTTTGTAAAAGAATATACTCCAGATATTTTATGTATTCAAGAAACTAAAGCCTTAAGAGAACAGTTGCCAAAGGATTTAATTCTTGAAAATTATTATTCTTATTTTTCAAATTCAAAGATTAAAGGTTATAGTGGTGTTTGCATTTATTCAAAAGTTGAGCCTATCTCTGTAAGGCTGCTTGGAGAAGAAATTTTTGACAATGAGGGTAGGGGGCTTGTAGCATGCTACGACGATTTTATATTGGTTAACGGTTATTTCCCCAATTCTCAAGTTTTAAGAAGAAGACTTGGGTATAAACTTGATTTTTTATCTTATGTTGAAAATCTTGCAGATTCTCTTGTATGTGATGGTAAAAATGTAGTAATTTGTGGTGATTTTAATATTGCTCATACCGAGATTGACCTTATAAGTCCCGATTCTAATAGAGACTCTCCGGGATATTATATTGAAGAGACTACTTGGTTAGATGATTTTTTAAACAAAGGATATGTGGATACATTTAGGATATTTAATAAGGATCCTGGTTATTATACTTGGTGGAGCTATAGAACAAGAGCTAGAGAGAGAAATATGGGGTGGAGAATTGATTATTTTATTGTTAATGAATTTTTCAAGAGAAATGTTGAAAAATCTCTAATTTTAGACAAAGTAATGGGAAGTGATCATTGCCCTGTTTTTTTAGAGTTGGCTGATGTAGTTAGCTAA
- a CDS encoding M16 family metallopeptidase, translating to MNYQRIKNYCKFTSVFLFFLFSCVSNELKLDQSLVKGKLVNGLRYYIYKNQTPKNAVNMGIVFNVGSLNEEDNERGIAHYLEHMAFNGTKDYPGNSIVDVLKKFGMQFGADINAATSFDFTYYRLDLSDGNNKDEIDESINILRNWASQISFMKEEIDLERNIIIEEKKLGETYPGRIYEKMDKFLTSGSLYEFRSPIGLEEQILSFQPEDFKKFYRKWYRPELASVIVVGDIDPIEIEEKIKKQFVSWKNPTDKIKEVKVSLDVELKDKFLLLEDLEVGEPSLMFFKKEIINFVKTKDDLLNAIKKSLLAALFENRFSELKTAGVKQFKNVSNKDFFSFKSDNNTIVAKSISLNFNPDHLNEGIQDFFYELERIRKFGFTQGELEKVRSQFYKSLELRKKNINKTNSWAIFQDLIEIAINGSNKFDMNEYCDLSFQYLEKIDLKTINNLVGREFDVKNCAIFYSYHGRAHPVLTLEDIDNLQKIALKRELKPYENSLIEGKFFKKSLDDKDIIRENEFENEISSFVLENGVEVYFKYNDQKKGVIDFSATSWGGLINEDLKLIPVLSFAPGVVSGSGYGDYSALQIEKYLSDKAVSLRVGVGAQESYISGSSDKKDLETLFQLIYFTFKEPKIDDVSLQNAINNIKALIKSNENSSDYHFHKAISKFLNNNDPRFEDTKDSDLQYFTKENILSFYKKRFTYANNFKFVFAGDSDIQTIKAYSKKYLGNLNFKEINEYKDLDYSYSKNFNKIVVRKGKNSTSFAYVIYPFKFNYLAETWLNLNALADLLTDGLIKNIXEKMSSVYAIQASFDSNLRKNVDSDGILSIFFTTEPKELDNVLNSINRYMIERQKIDFNDKDFSYVKKNYIKNTKINSEKNGYWISNILASLSWYGVFKNNFGVKFIETNLNKDLINEFFKKINLDEKAEILLIPE from the coding sequence ATGAATTATCAAAGAATTAAGAATTATTGTAAATTTACAAGCGTTTTTCTATTTTTTTTGTTTTCCTGTGTTTCTAATGAGTTAAAGTTAGATCAAAGTTTGGTAAAAGGAAAACTTGTCAATGGGCTAAGGTATTATATTTATAAAAATCAAACCCCAAAGAATGCCGTTAATATGGGAATTGTTTTTAATGTGGGCTCACTTAATGAAGAAGATAATGAGAGGGGAATAGCGCATTATCTTGAACATATGGCTTTTAATGGTACAAAAGATTATCCAGGGAATTCTATAGTTGATGTTCTTAAAAAATTTGGAATGCAATTTGGTGCTGACATTAATGCTGCTACTAGTTTTGATTTCACTTATTATAGACTTGATTTGTCAGATGGTAATAATAAAGATGAAATTGATGAATCTATAAATATTTTGAGAAACTGGGCTTCTCAAATCAGTTTCATGAAAGAAGAAATAGATCTAGAGCGAAATATTATTATTGAGGAAAAAAAGCTTGGTGAGACTTATCCTGGAAGAATTTATGAGAAAATGGATAAGTTTTTGACAAGCGGAAGTCTTTATGAATTTAGAAGTCCTATTGGACTTGAAGAGCAAATTTTATCTTTTCAGCCAGAAGATTTTAAAAAATTTTATAGAAAGTGGTATAGGCCAGAACTTGCAAGTGTTATTGTGGTAGGAGATATTGATCCTATAGAAATTGAAGAGAAGATAAAGAAGCAATTTGTTTCTTGGAAAAATCCAACCGATAAAATTAAAGAAGTAAAAGTAAGTTTAGACGTAGAGCTTAAGGATAAATTTTTACTTTTAGAAGATTTGGAAGTTGGAGAGCCTAGTTTAATGTTCTTTAAAAAGGAAATTATTAACTTTGTAAAGACCAAAGATGACCTTTTAAATGCTATTAAAAAGTCTTTATTAGCCGCTCTTTTTGAAAATAGATTTTCTGAATTAAAGACTGCTGGGGTAAAGCAATTTAAAAATGTTTCAAATAAAGATTTTTTCTCATTTAAATCAGATAACAATACCATTGTTGCAAAATCGATTTCTTTAAACTTTAATCCAGATCATTTGAACGAAGGAATACAAGACTTTTTTTATGAGCTTGAGAGGATAAGAAAATTTGGATTTACCCAAGGTGAGCTTGAAAAAGTTAGATCTCAATTTTACAAATCTTTAGAATTAAGGAAAAAGAATATAAATAAAACAAATTCATGGGCTATTTTTCAGGATTTAATAGAAATTGCTATTAATGGTTCTAATAAATTTGATATGAATGAATATTGCGATCTTTCTTTTCAATATTTGGAAAAGATTGATTTAAAAACAATAAACAATCTTGTAGGAAGAGAGTTTGATGTAAAAAATTGTGCAATTTTTTATTCTTACCATGGAAGAGCACATCCTGTTTTAACTCTTGAAGATATTGACAATCTTCAAAAGATAGCTTTAAAAAGAGAGTTAAAGCCTTATGAGAATTCTTTAATTGAAGGTAAATTTTTTAAGAAGTCTTTAGATGATAAAGATATTATTAGAGAAAATGAGTTTGAAAATGAAATTTCGTCATTTGTTCTTGAAAATGGGGTTGAAGTTTATTTTAAATATAATGATCAAAAAAAAGGTGTAATTGATTTTAGTGCAACTTCTTGGGGAGGTTTAATTAATGAAGATTTAAAACTTATTCCTGTTTTATCTTTTGCTCCCGGAGTAGTATCTGGTTCGGGTTATGGTGATTATTCTGCATTACAGATTGAAAAATATTTATCAGATAAAGCTGTTTCTTTAAGAGTTGGGGTTGGAGCTCAAGAATCATATATTTCTGGAAGTTCAGATAAAAAAGATCTTGAAACTCTTTTTCAGCTTATATATTTTACTTTTAAGGAACCCAAAATTGATGATGTTTCTTTGCAAAATGCTATTAATAATATAAAAGCATTAATAAAGAGCAATGAAAATAGTTCTGATTATCATTTTCATAAAGCCATTAGTAAATTTTTAAACAATAATGATCCTAGATTTGAAGATACAAAAGATAGTGATTTGCAATATTTTACAAAAGAAAATATTTTGTCTTTTTATAAGAAAAGGTTTACTTATGCAAATAATTTTAAGTTTGTCTTTGCTGGAGACTCAGATATTCAGACAATAAAGGCTTATTCAAAGAAATATTTGGGCAATCTTAACTTTAAAGAAATAAACGAGTATAAAGATTTAGATTACTCTTACAGTAAAAATTTTAATAAAATAGTTGTAAGGAAGGGAAAAAATTCAACTAGTTTTGCCTATGTAATTTATCCTTTTAAATTTAATTATTTAGCAGAGACCTGGTTAAATTTAAATGCTTTAGCGGATCTTTTAACGGATGGGCTTATAAAAAATATTARAGAAAAAATGTCTAGTGTTTATGCAATTCAAGCCTCTTTTGACTCCAATTTAAGAAAAAATGTAGATTCCGATGGTATTTTGTCTATTTTTTTTACTACCGAGCCTAAGGAGCTGGACAATGTCTTAAATTCTATTAATCGCTATATGATCGAAAGGCAAAAAATAGATTTTAATGATAAAGATTTTTCTTATGTTAAGAAGAATTATATTAAAAATACAAAAATAAATTCAGAGAAGAATGGTTATTGGATTTCAAATATATTGGCGTCATTATCCTGGTATGGAGTATTTAAAAATAATTTTGGTGTTAAGTTTATAGAGACAAACTTAAACAAAGATTTAATAAATGAATTTTTTAAGAAAATTAATCTTGATGAAAAAGCAGAAATATTGCTAATACCTGAATAG
- a CDS encoding tetratricopeptide repeat protein, whose amino-acid sequence MKFFFLLQIALILLSNSSLLFGQSPPKEKEDSLLLYKEGKFKEAILNTLEEIRLNPSNLDARTILIWSLIAIGEYKRAEKEAIIGLGIKKHDIRIIQALGEAYFFQKNYDNALKYFQEYISLDSKGARIIKVYNLIADSFYELKRYNEADFAYEHALRFSPNNQNLLIKLARSRINAKNKILAEEALIKILTISPNNLEAKNLLEELKKSNNKP is encoded by the coding sequence ATGAAATTTTTTTTTCTATTACAAATAGCTTTAATTCTACTATCCAATTCAAGCTTGTTATTTGGACAATCACCGCCTAAAGAAAAAGAAGACTCTCTTCTTCTATATAAAGAAGGAAAATTTAAAGAAGCTATTTTAAACACGTTAGAAGAAATTCGACTAAATCCTAGTAACTTAGATGCTAGGACAATATTGATATGGAGCTTAATAGCCATAGGAGAATACAAGAGAGCTGAAAAAGAGGCGATTATAGGACTTGGCATTAAAAAACATGACATAAGAATTATTCAAGCACTAGGAGAAGCTTATTTCTTTCAAAAAAATTATGACAATGCATTAAAATACTTTCAAGAATACATTAGCCTTGATTCTAAAGGAGCAAGAATAATAAAAGTTTATAATTTAATTGCAGATTCTTTTTATGAGCTAAAAAGATATAATGAAGCCGATTTTGCATACGAACATGCATTACGTTTTTCTCCTAATAACCAAAATCTATTAATAAAATTAGCAAGATCAAGAATAAATGCAAAAAATAAAATATTAGCAGAAGAAGCACTAATTAAAATTCTTACAATCTCTCCTAATAATCTAGAGGCAAAAAATTTACTAGAAGAATTAAAAAAAAGCAACAACAAACCTTGA
- a CDS encoding bactofilin family protein, which translates to MNALTLKHSFLEVSMSIDSLEFEESSTQNVIKKNFEFEGYIESNKPIIIEGKLKGLINSSNSIYLREKADVEAEIKCQHLLNHGKIKGNIEALKTIKIYKTGKLIGNIKTKELFIDSGAMFKGNCEMEDLEE; encoded by the coding sequence ATGAATGCTTTAACTTTAAAGCATTCATTTTTAGAGGTTTCAATGAGTATAGATAGCTTAGAATTCGAAGAAAGTAGTACTCAAAATGTAATAAAAAAAAATTTTGAGTTTGAAGGATATATTGAAAGTAATAAGCCAATAATAATAGAAGGAAAGCTTAAGGGTTTAATAAACTCATCAAACTCAATCTATCTAAGGGAAAAAGCTGATGTTGAAGCTGAAATAAAATGTCAACATTTGCTAAATCATGGCAAAATAAAAGGAAATATTGAGGCTTTAAAAACAATTAAAATCTACAAAACCGGCAAATTAATAGGAAACATTAAAACCAAAGAACTCTTTATAGATTCTGGAGCAATGTTTAAAGGGAATTGTGAAATGGAGGATTTAGAAGAATGA
- a CDS encoding Bax inhibitor-1/YccA family protein, whose protein sequence is MIDLTQEKQEILIKNKFLAKVFGLMSIGLLISAVFAYATSENQTIKAIIFSNSMSFMAMILIQFGLVYAISGALNKISSNTATALFLLYSALTGVTLSSIFMIYTQGSIVFTFGITAGTFLGMSVYGYTTTTDLTKMGSYLIMGLWGIIIASLVNMFFRSSGLNFLISILGVVIFTGLTAYDVQNISKMDKMLQDDTEIKNRMAVVASLKLYLDFINLFLYLLRFLGQRRND, encoded by the coding sequence ATGATCGATTTAACACAAGAAAAACAAGAAATACTAATAAAAAACAAGTTTTTAGCCAAAGTTTTCGGGCTTATGTCAATTGGACTTTTAATCTCAGCAGTATTTGCATATGCAACCTCAGAAAATCAAACAATCAAAGCAATAATATTCTCAAATTCAATGTCATTTATGGCTATGATACTTATACAATTTGGACTTGTATATGCAATAAGTGGTGCTCTTAATAAAATATCAAGCAATACTGCAACAGCTCTTTTCTTGCTCTACTCAGCACTAACAGGAGTAACATTATCTTCTATATTTATGATTTACACACAAGGATCAATAGTATTCACATTCGGAATTACTGCTGGAACATTTCTTGGAATGTCTGTTTATGGATACACTACAACAACAGATCTAACAAAAATGGGAAGCTATTTAATAATGGGCTTATGGGGAATCATTATTGCATCTCTTGTTAATATGTTTTTTAGAAGCTCAGGTCTTAATTTCCTTATATCTATTTTGGGCGTAGTTATATTTACAGGCTTAACAGCTTATGATGTTCAAAATATTTCTAAAATGGACAAAATGCTACAAGACGACACTGAAATAAAAAACAGAATGGCGGTTGTAGCCTCACTTAAACTTTATTTAGATTTTATAAATTTATTCTTATATCTTCTAAGATTTTTGGGCCAAAGAAGAAACGATTAA